A stretch of the Bacillus anthracis str. Vollum genome encodes the following:
- a CDS encoding alpha/beta hydrolase family protein produces MTFDEYEVAIKSEFTLQGTITRPKAEGKYAAVVIIAGSGEIDRDGTIVPLKLEANIYKELAHVMSRLGVVTLRFDKRGVGKSDGEFLKTGMWDLVSDIESTITYLKEQPFVDPENIILAGHSEGCMLATVVNARTPVNGLILLTGAAESLEEAAKRQREIAYKELKEQKGIKGKLMRLLNVEKRGEKQMEKIKEKMMNTEKDTIKVGFKPMNAKWFREHFQHDIYKDLQQVTCPVLAIAGDKDIQADPERAKRIGDYVKGNSEVHVIKDMDHSLKVFKGEFKTLEFKKNYEEGARKPLHPELEEIIVNWLDTHFISQHAGSKIPGSILGESEEVGRKSNCL; encoded by the coding sequence ATGACTTTTGATGAATATGAAGTAGCGATAAAGAGTGAGTTTACTTTACAAGGTACGATTACAAGGCCCAAAGCTGAAGGGAAGTATGCGGCTGTTGTCATTATCGCGGGATCTGGAGAAATTGACCGTGATGGAACGATCGTACCGCTAAAGCTTGAGGCGAACATATATAAAGAGTTAGCGCATGTAATGTCGAGACTTGGGGTAGTGACGCTCCGCTTTGATAAGCGCGGAGTAGGAAAGAGTGACGGAGAATTTCTGAAGACTGGAATGTGGGATTTAGTTAGTGATATAGAGTCTACGATTACGTATTTAAAAGAACAACCATTTGTTGATCCGGAAAATATCATTTTAGCTGGTCATAGTGAAGGTTGTATGTTAGCAACAGTAGTAAATGCAAGAACACCAGTTAATGGGCTCATCCTTCTTACAGGAGCTGCGGAATCATTAGAAGAAGCTGCGAAAAGACAAAGAGAAATTGCTTATAAAGAATTAAAAGAGCAGAAAGGAATAAAAGGAAAACTAATGCGTCTTCTCAATGTGGAGAAACGTGGAGAAAAGCAGATGGAAAAAATAAAAGAGAAAATGATGAACACAGAAAAAGATACGATTAAAGTTGGTTTTAAACCGATGAATGCAAAATGGTTTAGAGAGCATTTTCAGCATGATATTTATAAAGATTTACAACAAGTAACATGTCCAGTATTAGCTATTGCTGGTGATAAAGATATTCAGGCTGACCCTGAAAGAGCGAAGCGGATCGGTGATTATGTGAAGGGGAATTCTGAAGTACATGTAATAAAAGATATGGATCATAGTTTGAAAGTTTTTAAAGGTGAGTTTAAAACATTAGAGTTTAAAAAGAATTATGAAGAAGGGGCAAGAAAGCCACTTCATCCAGAGTTGGAAGAAATAATTGTGAATTGGCTGGATACACATTTTATCTCGCAACATGCGGGTAGTAAGATTCCCGGCTCAATATTAGGCGAAAGTGAGGAAGTCGGAAGGAAGAGTAATTGTCTGTAA